The following proteins are encoded in a genomic region of Neurospora crassa OR74A linkage group VI, whole genome shotgun sequence:
- a CDS encoding thiamin pyrophosphokinase, variant translates to MKRSQLQVSNDPQPGDSPNTKIVKKFLEKIAALSPPKMAKPATLLEVVRDCDNFPYPCCPHLQTWSSTTVSRAASATPTPSPPSAARSSDLDPYSRALSNLWTFHLPYDPAPHGFLTHEVISNMRWTKHFYLDVGNQAVDLLAPSAEDLLPEDNGSWEVACSRILDEQVEIARRDNVLGKILGPKKKGEQFPIVGAKFDVGVDRSAIGLLGMIGRGAHMTVYSRVRSASSLKDGDDEQQRELGKDLRFWIPRRHYGKSTYPGKLDQAVAGGVARGETPWECVVREAVEEAGSALSEEFVRANAKAAGTVTWLNISDRRAGPGQEGLINPGVLYVYDLELPNEGRDFRFEPVPGDIDSWAVMDTDEVMTAMKRLEFKPSCAVVMIDFLVRHGVITAENEPDYTEIVSRLHRLLPLPTSSRREDQRERNVV, encoded by the exons ATGAAACGAAGCCAGTTACAGGTCTCAAACGACCCTCAACCTGGAGACAGCCCCAATACAAAAATTGTAAAGAAATTCCTTGAGAAAATAGCAGCATTATCACCGCCCAAAATGGCCAAACCCGCAACCCTCCTCGAAGTGGTTAGGGACTGCGACAA CTTCCCCTACCCCTGCTGCCCCCATCTCCAAACCTGGTCGTCCACCACCGTCTCCCGTGCGGCCTCAGCGACCCCCACCCCGTCGCCCCCTTCAGCAGCCCGCTCCTCAGACTTGGACCCCTACTCACGCGCCCTCTCCAACCTCTGGACCTTCCACCTCCCTTACGACCCTGCTCCCCATGGCTTCCTCACCCACGAGGTCATCAGCAACATGCGCTGGACCAAGCACTTCTACCTCGACGTCGGCAACCAAGCAGTCGACCTTCTCGCGCCTTCTGCCGAGGACCTGCTCCCCGAGGACAACGGCTCCTGGGAAGTCGCCTGTTCGAGGATCCTGGACGAGCAGGTTGAGATTGCCAGACGGGATAACGTCCTGGGCAAGATTCTAGGACCCAAGAAGAAAGGGGAGCAGTTCCCCATTGTAGGCGCCAAGTTCGATGTGGGCGTTGATCGGTCAGCGATTGGATTGTTGGGCATGATAGGGAGGGGGGCGCACATGACTGTTTACTCGCGCGTTCGATCGGCCTCCTCGCTAAaagatggcgatgatgaaCAACAAAGGGAGCTTGGCAAGGACCTGCGGTTTTGGATCCCGAGGCGTCATTACGGCAAGTCAACCTATCCAGGCAAGTTGGACCAGGCGGTGGCGGGCGGGGTGGCGAGGGGAGAAACGCCGTGGGAGTGTGTAGTCCGGGAAGCCGTCGAGGAAGCGGGATCCGCGTTGAGCGAGGAGTTTGTGAGGGCGAATGCAAAAGCGGCGGGCACAGTGACGTGGCTCAACATCTCTGACCGCCGCGCCGGGCCGGGACAAGAAGGATTGATCAACCCGGGCGTGCTGTACGTCTATGACTTGGAGCTGCCTAATGAGGGGAGAGACTTTAGGTTCGAGCCGGTGCCGGGGGATATTGACAGTTGGGCGGTCATGGACACAGATGAGGTGATGACGGCCATGAAGAGGCTTGAGTTCAAGCCGAGTTGTGCCGTGGTTATGATCGACTTTTTGGTGAGACATGGTGTCATTACAGCAGAGAATGAGCCGGATTACACCGAGATTGTGAGTCGGCTGCACCGGCTGTTGCCCTTGCCGACGAGTTCGAGGAGGGAGGACCAAAGGGAGCGCAATGTCGTTTGA